One region of Clostridiales bacterium genomic DNA includes:
- a CDS encoding FtsX-like permease family protein — translation MFSELVARNSRRSRRENGLFFTSLVISIIAFYIILSLSHQDVMMFLQRMESSAVDRLLSLVPVLYGLTLFILFFLVYYANRFQLARRRHEFGVYLMLGMQRRKLFGMLLAEDLRSSLIALAIGLPAALLISEVISLVTARLVGLGIVGHQFTLSLSAIGWTAVGFLAIKLLASLILSGKIVREEIGALLTETPEGTKKQRPAAVYAAALVLGTALLAGAYTFAILGYAWSGLRYMAGTIALGVAGTLLLFYGLRVIIDRLARRGDRAGRLRVFNFRQVEETVIHRSGALAICSLLILAALCCFGAGVATARTSRAETHTLDYTFPTDSKSADTVRETLTAHGLDSAFSDLFEMRIGRVRTSTDYQNTVKFPALQRSIDAMPVSDEQQQLQYTLEAVGYPYLIALSSYNRLLTTAGLPELTLADNEAAVYCDSEVSLASRTALINRLIAEGSSITIDGAPFTLCGQVQSVSVVTDRSITMSFALIVPDAVFDHYTQGDYDVYLDGVLAPSMTEGKSLMNAIADMNALLDPLGLKYESYLQNLGRELFYIVAASYLTIYLAIIFLVVANTIIGVQFLMGQQKAARRYRTLVRLGAEHDTLCRAAKAQINWYFGLPVGVAAVSSLFGVRALFSGILSGSAQSGMTEMMIAASAMILLLCVVEWLYMAAVKRSSSRYLLGLMAPEREE, via the coding sequence ATGTTCTCTGAGCTTGTTGCGCGCAACAGCCGCCGCAGCCGCCGGGAAAACGGGCTGTTTTTCACATCGCTGGTCATCTCGATCATCGCGTTTTACATCATCCTCTCCCTGTCGCATCAGGACGTGATGATGTTTCTGCAGCGCATGGAGAGCAGCGCCGTAGACCGGCTGCTGTCGCTCGTCCCGGTGCTGTACGGGCTGACGCTGTTCATTTTGTTTTTCCTCGTATACTACGCCAACCGCTTTCAGCTCGCACGGCGGCGGCACGAATTCGGCGTGTACCTCATGCTGGGCATGCAGCGGCGCAAGCTCTTCGGCATGCTGCTGGCGGAGGATCTGCGCTCCAGCCTCATCGCGCTGGCCATCGGCCTGCCGGCGGCGCTGCTGATCTCAGAGGTCATCAGCCTCGTCACGGCGCGGCTCGTCGGCCTCGGCATCGTGGGGCACCAATTCACGCTCTCCCTGTCCGCCATCGGGTGGACGGCCGTGGGCTTTCTTGCGATCAAGCTGCTGGCCTCGCTCATCCTCAGCGGGAAGATCGTGCGCGAGGAGATCGGCGCGCTGCTCACGGAGACACCCGAGGGCACGAAAAAGCAGCGCCCCGCCGCTGTCTACGCTGCGGCGCTCGTGCTGGGCACGGCGCTGCTCGCCGGAGCGTACACGTTTGCCATCCTCGGGTATGCGTGGAGCGGCCTGCGCTATATGGCGGGCACGATCGCGCTCGGCGTGGCGGGCACGCTGCTGCTGTTTTACGGGCTGCGCGTCATCATCGACCGGCTGGCCCGGCGCGGAGACCGCGCGGGCAGGCTGCGGGTGTTCAACTTCCGTCAGGTCGAGGAGACGGTCATCCACCGCTCCGGCGCGCTGGCGATCTGCTCGCTGCTGATTCTGGCGGCGCTGTGCTGCTTCGGTGCAGGCGTAGCGACCGCGCGCACGTCCCGCGCCGAGACGCACACGCTCGACTACACCTTCCCCACTGACAGCAAAAGCGCCGACACCGTGCGCGAAACGCTGACGGCGCACGGGCTCGACAGCGCATTTTCCGACCTCTTTGAGATGCGCATCGGCCGCGTGCGCACGAGCACTGACTACCAAAACACCGTGAAATTCCCCGCCTTGCAGCGCTCCATCGATGCCATGCCCGTCTCCGACGAGCAGCAGCAGCTGCAATACACGCTGGAGGCCGTGGGCTACCCGTACCTCATCGCGCTCAGCAGCTACAACCGCCTGCTGACGACCGCCGGTCTGCCGGAGCTGACGCTCGCGGACAACGAGGCCGCCGTCTACTGCGACAGCGAGGTCTCCCTGGCCAGCCGCACGGCGCTGATCAACCGCCTGATCGCAGAGGGCTCGTCCATCACGATCGACGGCGCACCGTTCACGCTCTGTGGGCAGGTGCAGTCGGTGAGCGTCGTGACCGACCGGTCGATCACGATGTCGTTTGCGCTCATCGTGCCGGACGCGGTGTTCGACCACTACACGCAGGGCGACTATGACGTCTACCTCGACGGCGTGCTTGCCCCGTCCATGACGGAGGGCAAGAGCCTCATGAACGCCATCGCGGACATGAACGCGCTGCTCGATCCGCTCGGCCTGAAATACGAGAGCTACCTGCAAAATCTCGGCCGCGAGCTGTTTTACATCGTCGCGGCGAGCTACCTGACCATCTACCTCGCCATCATCTTCCTCGTCGTGGCCAACACCATCATCGGCGTGCAGTTTCTCATGGGCCAGCAGAAGGCCGCGCGCCGCTACCGGACGCTCGTGCGTCTCGGTGCGGAGCACGACACGCTCTGCCGCGCGGCAAAGGCGCAGATCAACTGGTATTTTGGTCTGCCGGTCGGCGTGGCGGCAGTCAGCAGCCTGTTTGGCGTGCGCGCGCTCTTTTCCGGCATTCTCTCCGGCAGCGCGCAGAGCGGCATGACGGAAATGATGATCGCCGCCAGTGCTATGATTTTGCTGCTGTGTGTGGTAGAATGGCTGTACATGGCGGCCGTCAAGCGGTCCAGCAGCCGGTATCTGCTGGGGCTGATGGCGCCGGAACGCGAAGAATAA
- a CDS encoding response regulator transcription factor has translation MKHIAVVEDEALMREELADMLRRAGYAVTEVTDFADVTGQLLALAPDLVLLDLNLPEVSGFQICRDLKRRSALPVLVLTSRDQLRDEVHALELGADEYLTKPYRKERLLARIGNVLKRYEGRPNLLEGADFLLDRQTYTLYIHNQSVVLPPNQGKLLETLLAHGGQTATKDELNRALWGTTEFIDENALQVNLTRLKKTMASLGMCQQLVSVRGVGYRLEVAHEA, from the coding sequence ATGAAGCACATCGCCGTCGTGGAGGACGAGGCGCTCATGCGCGAGGAACTGGCGGATATGCTGCGCCGGGCGGGCTACGCCGTCACGGAGGTCACGGACTTTGCGGACGTGACCGGGCAGTTGCTCGCACTCGCCCCCGATCTGGTGCTGCTGGATCTGAACCTGCCGGAGGTGAGCGGATTTCAAATCTGCCGCGATCTCAAGCGGCGCAGCGCCCTGCCCGTGCTCGTGCTGACCTCGCGCGACCAGCTGCGCGACGAGGTGCACGCGCTCGAGCTCGGCGCGGACGAATACCTCACCAAGCCCTATCGGAAGGAGCGGCTGCTCGCGCGCATCGGAAACGTCCTCAAGCGCTACGAGGGGCGGCCGAACCTGCTCGAGGGGGCGGACTTTCTGCTCGACCGGCAGACCTACACGCTCTACATTCACAATCAGTCCGTCGTCCTGCCGCCGAATCAGGGCAAGCTGCTCGAGACGCTGCTGGCACACGGCGGGCAGACCGCCACGAAAGACGAGCTGAACCGCGCGCTTTGGGGCACGACGGAGTTCATCGACGAGAATGCGCTGCAGGTCAACCTCACGCGGCTGAAAAAGACGATGGCGTCCCTCGGCATGTGCCAGCAGCTCGTGTCCGTGCGCGGCGTCGGCTACCGGCTGGAGGTGGCGCATGAAGCGTAA
- a CDS encoding sensor histidine kinase has translation MKRNGSYLRQYLPWLGLLLGVDALAALLLWLVDARAFAAMTAVIVLATVFLFAGVCAVLCARSKKRERAFTAFLTAPDAAHEQALCRLLSANEAQSVHLLGETLRAQQQAIAQLQAQMDDYENYVELWAHEVKTPLALLTLVLDNRRDTLPEAVGFKLDYVRNRMQAFIDQMLYYARLRGARRDYRFERLTLRGCIDEVLDDYRPLLEEKGFRVEIRPTDETVFADRRGLCFLLGQVVSNSVKYALEKPVLTFSLENGGTATVLSIRDNGPGVRACDLPYVFEKGFTGDSGHEKNKATGMGLYLAREVAKDLGLTLTAASDWGAGFEVRVTFPVVEE, from the coding sequence ATGAAGCGTAACGGAAGCTACCTGCGGCAGTACCTGCCGTGGCTGGGTCTGCTGCTGGGTGTGGACGCGCTCGCCGCGCTGCTGCTCTGGCTGGTGGACGCGCGGGCCTTCGCCGCCATGACGGCCGTGATCGTGCTGGCGACGGTGTTTCTGTTCGCCGGCGTGTGCGCGGTGCTCTGCGCGCGCTCGAAAAAGCGGGAGCGGGCCTTCACGGCCTTTCTGACCGCGCCGGACGCCGCGCACGAACAGGCGCTGTGCCGCCTGCTCTCGGCAAACGAGGCGCAGAGCGTGCACCTGCTCGGCGAGACGCTGCGCGCGCAGCAGCAGGCCATCGCGCAGTTACAGGCGCAGATGGACGACTACGAAAACTACGTGGAGCTCTGGGCGCATGAGGTGAAAACGCCGCTGGCGCTGCTGACGCTCGTGCTCGACAACCGGCGCGACACGCTGCCGGAGGCCGTGGGCTTCAAGCTCGACTACGTGCGCAACCGGATGCAGGCGTTCATCGACCAGATGCTCTACTACGCCCGTCTGCGCGGCGCGCGGCGCGACTATCGCTTTGAGCGGCTGACGCTGCGCGGCTGCATCGACGAGGTGCTCGACGATTACCGCCCGCTGCTGGAGGAAAAAGGCTTCCGGGTCGAGATCCGGCCGACGGACGAGACGGTCTTTGCCGACCGGCGCGGGCTGTGCTTCCTGCTCGGGCAGGTCGTGAGCAACAGCGTGAAGTATGCGCTCGAAAAGCCGGTGCTGACCTTTTCCCTGGAAAACGGCGGCACGGCGACCGTCCTGTCCATCCGCGACAACGGCCCGGGCGTACGCGCGTGCGACCTGCCGTACGTGTTTGAAAAAGGCTTCACCGGAGACTCCGGCCACGAGAAGAACAAAGCCACCGGCATGGGGCTCTATCTCGCGCGCGAGGTCGCAAAGGATCTGGGCCTCACGCTCACCGCCGCGTCCGACTGGGGCGCGGGGTTCGAGGTCCGGGTCACGTTCCCGGTCGTAGAAGAATGA
- a CDS encoding oleate hydratase: MYYSSGNYEAFATPKKPEGIDNKSAYVVGTGLAGLAAACFLIRDAQMPGEHITLFEHLPVAGGSCDGIYDATKGFIMRGGREMDNHFECMWDLFKSIPSIVNPGETVFSEYYYLNKEDPNFSLCRVTEKQGQDAHTDRKYGLTPGAATQLLKLFMATNKSLEDKKIDDVFDDEFYATNFWTYWQTMFAFEKWHSALEMKLYLQRYIHHIDGLPDLSALRFTRYNQYESMILPMCKYITDHGGKVLFDTTVTNIVCDCTEDKKVAKKIEYTQGGVEKVIELTENDLVICTNGCQGDASAYGDQTHAPVIKVKNGEGPSIEMWKKLAAQDPAFGHPEKFFKDIKETSWESWTVDTANKQILDAIQKICKRDPLSGKVVTGGIVTCRDSSWLVSWTINRQGQFQEQPKDHCLIWVYGLNCWDDKGDFIKKNMCDCTGIELAAEWLYHIGIPEDQIMDLATNECNTTPCMMPYVTTFFEPRAEGDRPKVVPDGSVNLAFVGQFADTPRDTVFTTEYSIRTAMEAVYTLCNVDRGVPEVWGSVYDIRDLLYATSKLLDGKKPLEFLLPSVLPLLDLVKEPLVNNVVVDLLKKYNIV; encoded by the coding sequence ATGTATTACAGCAGCGGTAACTACGAGGCGTTTGCAACACCGAAAAAACCCGAAGGCATCGACAACAAGTCGGCATATGTCGTCGGCACCGGCCTGGCCGGTCTGGCGGCGGCTTGCTTCCTGATCCGCGATGCACAGATGCCCGGCGAGCACATCACGCTCTTTGAGCACCTGCCGGTGGCCGGCGGCTCCTGCGACGGCATCTACGACGCGACCAAGGGCTTCATCATGCGCGGCGGCCGTGAGATGGATAACCACTTCGAGTGCATGTGGGATCTGTTCAAGTCCATCCCGTCGATCGTGAACCCGGGCGAGACGGTCTTCTCCGAGTACTACTACCTCAACAAGGAAGACCCGAACTTCTCCCTGTGCCGTGTCACCGAGAAGCAGGGCCAGGACGCCCACACCGACCGTAAGTACGGCCTGACGCCCGGCGCCGCCACCCAGCTGCTGAAGCTGTTCATGGCGACCAACAAGTCCCTCGAGGACAAGAAGATCGATGACGTGTTCGACGATGAGTTCTACGCCACGAACTTCTGGACCTACTGGCAGACCATGTTCGCGTTCGAGAAGTGGCACAGCGCCCTCGAGATGAAGCTCTACCTGCAGCGCTACATCCACCACATCGACGGCCTGCCGGATCTGAGCGCGCTGCGTTTCACCCGCTACAACCAGTATGAGTCCATGATCCTCCCGATGTGCAAATACATCACCGACCACGGCGGAAAGGTCCTCTTCGACACCACGGTCACGAACATCGTCTGCGACTGCACCGAGGATAAGAAGGTCGCCAAGAAGATCGAGTACACCCAGGGCGGCGTGGAAAAGGTCATCGAGCTGACCGAGAACGATCTCGTCATCTGCACGAATGGCTGCCAGGGCGATGCGTCCGCTTACGGCGATCAGACGCACGCTCCGGTCATCAAGGTCAAGAACGGCGAAGGCCCGTCCATCGAGATGTGGAAGAAGCTCGCCGCGCAGGATCCGGCGTTCGGCCATCCCGAGAAGTTCTTCAAGGACATCAAGGAGACCAGCTGGGAGTCCTGGACCGTCGACACGGCCAACAAGCAGATCCTCGACGCCATCCAGAAGATCTGCAAGCGCGACCCGCTGTCCGGCAAGGTCGTTACCGGCGGCATCGTCACCTGCCGCGATTCGAGCTGGCTCGTCAGCTGGACCATCAACCGTCAGGGCCAGTTCCAGGAGCAGCCGAAGGATCACTGCCTGATCTGGGTCTACGGCCTCAACTGCTGGGACGACAAGGGCGACTTCATCAAGAAGAACATGTGCGACTGCACCGGCATCGAGCTGGCGGCAGAGTGGCTGTACCACATCGGCATCCCCGAGGATCAGATCATGGATCTGGCCACGAACGAATGCAACACCACGCCGTGCATGATGCCTTACGTCACCACGTTCTTTGAGCCCAGAGCCGAAGGCGACCGCCCGAAGGTCGTGCCCGATGGTTCCGTCAACCTCGCGTTCGTCGGCCAGTTCGCCGATACCCCGCGCGACACCGTGTTCACCACCGAGTACTCCATCCGTACCGCGATGGAAGCGGTCTACACGCTCTGCAATGTCGACCGCGGCGTGCCGGAAGTCTGGGGCAGCGTGTATGATATCCGCGACCTGCTCTACGCCACCAGCAAGCTGCTCGACGGCAAGAAGCCGCTGGAGTTCCTGCTCCCGTCGGTTCTGCCGCTGCTCGACCTCGTCAAGGAGCCGCTGGTCAACAACGTCGTGGTGGATCTGCTCAAGAAGTATAACATCGTCTGA
- a CDS encoding Crp/Fnr family transcriptional regulator, whose translation MLVALTYHSKTAEVCSTDKNKRSYDFTVCLPFWDSLTGSQQQMLRLNTIVRSYRAGDDVIFSMPEKNGLFLVLSGGVRVFIATDTGREITLMSIVSGGCCMLNTLDSAAPGDTVPILQATSDAVFAYINIVALRPLCAESPVVQQFLQCTQARNVQTVLNNIEYYFFHPLRSCIARVVLEKADAHPEDGFARITHEEISHHLGTTREVISRELEGMRQMGLLRTGRGKIYVLDRPALEGMANL comes from the coding sequence ATGTTAGTGGCGCTAACATATCATTCCAAAACGGCGGAGGTGTGCAGCACGGATAAAAACAAACGTTCCTATGACTTTACGGTGTGCCTGCCGTTCTGGGATTCGCTGACGGGCTCTCAGCAGCAGATGCTGCGCCTGAATACGATAGTCCGCTCGTACCGCGCGGGGGACGACGTGATCTTTTCCATGCCGGAAAAAAACGGCCTGTTTCTCGTGCTCTCCGGCGGAGTGCGTGTGTTTATTGCGACGGACACCGGCCGCGAGATCACGCTCATGTCGATCGTCAGCGGCGGCTGCTGCATGCTCAATACGCTCGACAGTGCAGCGCCGGGTGACACGGTCCCCATCCTGCAGGCGACCAGCGACGCCGTGTTTGCCTACATCAACATTGTGGCCCTGCGCCCGCTGTGCGCGGAATCGCCGGTCGTGCAGCAGTTTTTGCAGTGCACGCAGGCGCGCAATGTCCAGACGGTGCTCAATAACATAGAGTATTATTTTTTCCATCCTCTGCGCAGCTGCATCGCCCGCGTCGTGCTCGAAAAGGCCGATGCCCACCCCGAGGATGGCTTTGCGCGCATCACCCATGAGGAGATCTCCCACCACCTCGGCACCACGCGCGAGGTCATCAGCAGGGAGCTGGAGGGGATGCGTCAGATGGGCCTTCTGCGCACCGGCCGCGGCAAGATCTATGTGCTCGACCGCCCTGCGCTGGAGGGCATGGCCAACTTGTAG
- a CDS encoding TetR/AcrR family transcriptional regulator, with protein sequence MKRSEEREQNIRRVIHTAQTLFIADGIAATPISRIAEAAGLTPTSLYRYFRNKDALVFAAWRDALATFFTDFMEQYKRESAACTTGYEKFVVCMHIYFRIYDDQPEWYDYTREMFSAYSEKNTGSDVNNVFWKYYDKEIPVPALKALREGVADGSIRPDVNIYAVYQCLLNAYTGTTIYENLSFGVSPVDVVQFTGELLVSYIKNEPDASVLAGKREKASDM encoded by the coding sequence GTGAAACGCAGTGAGGAACGGGAACAGAACATCCGGCGGGTGATCCACACGGCGCAGACGCTGTTCATCGCGGACGGCATCGCCGCGACGCCCATCAGCCGCATCGCCGAGGCGGCCGGCCTGACGCCGACGTCGCTGTACCGCTATTTCCGCAACAAGGACGCGCTCGTGTTTGCCGCCTGGCGCGACGCATTGGCTACGTTTTTTACTGATTTTATGGAGCAGTACAAGCGAGAGTCCGCAGCGTGTACGACGGGGTATGAAAAGTTCGTCGTCTGCATGCACATTTACTTCCGCATTTATGATGACCAGCCGGAGTGGTACGACTACACGCGCGAGATGTTTTCGGCCTATTCCGAGAAGAACACCGGCAGCGACGTCAACAATGTGTTCTGGAAGTACTACGACAAGGAGATCCCCGTCCCGGCGCTCAAGGCCCTGCGCGAAGGCGTGGCCGACGGCTCGATCCGCCCGGATGTGAATATTTACGCGGTGTATCAGTGTCTGCTCAACGCTTATACCGGTACGACGATCTATGAGAACCTGTCCTTCGGCGTTTCTCCGGTCGATGTCGTCCAGTTTACCGGCGAGCTGCTCGTGAGCTATATCAAGAATGAACCAGACGCCTCCGTACTGGCAGGAAAACGTGAAAAGGCGTCAGATATGTAA
- a CDS encoding carbon starvation protein A → MNAAVILIVGIVILALGYVFYGGWLSKQWGIDPSRSTPAHELEDGMDYCPAKAPVLMGHHFSSIAGAGPINGPIQAAVFGWVPVLLWVLIGGIFFGGVHDYGALFASVRNDGQSIGTVVETSISKKAKRLFLIFSYLTLILVVAAFASIVANTFKATYVDGVVDMAASAANATTAIISLLFIVLAIFFGFFVYRRNAPIGVSTIIGVVAIALVMWLGIKWHPIYLSYQTWMIICGIYILVASVTPVWILLQPRDYLSSFLLYAMMILAIVGVIGCHPTLDMPAFTGFKDTIAPTGSSLGYMFPALFVTIACGAISGFHSLVGSGTTAKQLNNEKDAQPIAYGGMLIECVLALVSLCAVAYIWQDYKAGTTVTPTVVFATGLSQMLGKIFGSGAVSVTYTLMVLAVSVFCLTSLDTATRLARYMFQEFWLKPGEKAGDPTVTGARKVLCNPYVSTAITVVLGIALGMTGYAKIWPLFGAANQLLAGLGLLAVAAWLGKMGRNNKMFYFPMIFMILVTLTSLVFTIKSQITAIIAGGTGLAWCYIRAILAILLVILAIDLVVEGSKALAAQAKAKKAA, encoded by the coding sequence ATGAATGCTGCTGTAATTCTGATTGTTGGCATTGTCATTCTCGCCCTGGGCTACGTTTTCTACGGCGGATGGCTGTCCAAACAGTGGGGCATCGACCCGTCCCGCTCGACGCCGGCTCACGAGCTGGAAGACGGCATGGACTACTGCCCTGCAAAGGCCCCTGTTTTGATGGGTCACCACTTCTCCTCCATCGCGGGCGCCGGCCCGATCAACGGCCCGATCCAGGCCGCTGTTTTCGGCTGGGTTCCGGTGCTGCTGTGGGTTCTCATCGGCGGCATCTTCTTCGGTGGTGTGCATGACTACGGCGCGCTGTTTGCCTCTGTCCGCAATGACGGCCAGTCCATCGGCACCGTTGTCGAGACCAGCATCAGCAAGAAGGCCAAGCGCCTGTTCCTCATCTTCTCTTACCTGACCCTGATCCTGGTCGTGGCCGCGTTCGCGTCCATCGTTGCCAACACGTTCAAGGCCACCTATGTGGATGGTGTTGTGGATATGGCGGCTTCCGCGGCCAACGCCACGACGGCGATCATCTCGCTGCTGTTCATCGTCCTGGCCATCTTCTTCGGTTTCTTCGTGTACCGCAGAAATGCGCCGATCGGCGTGTCCACGATCATCGGTGTTGTGGCCATTGCCTTGGTGATGTGGCTTGGCATCAAGTGGCATCCGATCTACCTGAGCTACCAGACCTGGATGATCATCTGCGGCATCTACATTCTGGTCGCTTCCGTCACGCCTGTTTGGATCCTGCTCCAGCCGCGTGACTACCTCAGCTCGTTCCTGCTGTATGCGATGATGATCCTCGCGATCGTCGGTGTCATTGGCTGCCACCCGACGCTGGATATGCCTGCGTTCACCGGCTTCAAAGACACCATCGCCCCGACGGGCAGCTCCCTTGGCTATATGTTCCCGGCTCTGTTCGTCACCATTGCCTGCGGTGCCATCTCCGGCTTCCACTCCCTCGTTGGTTCCGGCACGACGGCCAAGCAGCTCAACAATGAGAAGGACGCACAGCCCATCGCCTACGGCGGCATGCTCATTGAGTGTGTGCTCGCGCTCGTCTCCCTGTGCGCGGTTGCGTACATCTGGCAGGATTACAAAGCCGGCACGACTGTCACCCCGACCGTCGTGTTCGCGACCGGCCTGTCCCAGATGCTCGGCAAGATCTTCGGCTCCGGCGCCGTGTCCGTCACCTACACGCTGATGGTCCTGGCCGTGTCCGTGTTCTGCCTGACCTCTCTGGATACCGCGACCCGTCTGGCTCGCTACATGTTCCAGGAATTCTGGCTCAAGCCCGGTGAGAAGGCCGGCGATCCGACCGTGACCGGCGCTCGCAAGGTCCTCTGCAATCCGTACGTCTCCACCGCAATCACCGTCGTGCTCGGCATTGCCCTTGGCATGACCGGTTACGCAAAGATCTGGCCCCTGTTCGGCGCTGCCAACCAGCTCCTGGCCGGCCTCGGCCTGCTGGCCGTCGCCGCATGGCTCGGCAAGATGGGCAGAAACAACAAGATGTTCTACTTCCCGATGATCTTCATGATCCTCGTGACGCTGACGTCTCTGGTCTTCACCATCAAGTCCCAGATCACTGCGATCATCGCCGGCGGCACCGGCCTTGCATGGTGCTACATCCGCGCGATCCTGGCCATCCTGCTGGTCATCCTTGCCATTGACCTCGTCGTCGAGGGCAGCAAGGCACTCGCAGCGCAGGCCAAGGCGAAGAAGGCTGCCTGA
- a CDS encoding ABC transporter ATP-binding protein, with the protein MKKVIELRNVSKQFDGETVLDSINLDIYDNEFLTLLGPSGCGKTTTLRMIGGFETPDQGDILFLGERINDIPPHKRNINTVFQRYALFPHLNVFENVAFPLREQKLPRNEIEQKVNEMLALVKLTGFERRNVTRLSGGQQQRVAIARALVSRPRVLLLDEPLAALDLKLRKDMQQELKNIQKATGITFVFVTHDQEEALSMSDTIVVMSEGKIQQIGTPLDIYNEPQNAFVADFIGESNIVDGIMRQDFRVTFSGHTFTCVDKGFAKNENVDVVIRPEDVDIVPIEKGMLRGTVTSVTFMGVHYEIIIDINGFKWMIQTTDYVDEGAEVGLYIEPDAIHIMKKSEYSGMYGDYSSFSNELDELSDAESEPDE; encoded by the coding sequence ATGAAAAAAGTCATTGAACTCCGCAACGTCAGCAAACAGTTTGACGGCGAGACCGTTCTCGACAGCATCAACCTCGACATTTACGACAACGAATTTCTGACGCTGCTCGGCCCGTCCGGCTGCGGCAAGACCACGACCCTGCGCATGATCGGCGGCTTTGAAACGCCGGACCAGGGCGACATCCTCTTTCTCGGTGAGCGCATCAACGACATTCCGCCGCACAAGCGCAACATCAACACCGTTTTCCAGCGCTACGCACTCTTCCCCCACCTGAACGTGTTTGAAAACGTGGCGTTTCCGCTGCGCGAGCAGAAGCTGCCGCGCAACGAGATCGAGCAGAAGGTCAACGAGATGCTCGCGCTCGTCAAGCTCACGGGCTTCGAGCGCCGCAACGTCACGCGTCTGTCCGGCGGACAGCAGCAGCGCGTCGCCATTGCGCGCGCGCTCGTGAGCCGGCCGCGCGTGCTGCTACTCGACGAGCCGCTCGCCGCGCTCGACCTGAAGCTGCGCAAGGACATGCAGCAGGAGCTCAAGAACATCCAGAAGGCCACCGGCATCACGTTCGTGTTCGTCACGCACGATCAGGAAGAAGCCCTGAGCATGTCCGACACGATCGTCGTCATGTCCGAGGGCAAGATCCAGCAGATCGGCACGCCGCTCGATATTTATAATGAGCCGCAGAATGCTTTCGTGGCGGATTTCATCGGCGAGAGCAACATTGTCGACGGCATTATGCGGCAGGACTTCCGCGTGACGTTCTCGGGCCATACGTTCACATGCGTGGACAAGGGCTTTGCCAAAAACGAGAACGTGGACGTCGTCATCCGCCCCGAGGATGTGGACATCGTGCCCATCGAAAAGGGCATGCTGCGCGGCACGGTCACGTCCGTCACGTTCATGGGCGTGCACTATGAGATCATCATCGACATCAACGGCTTCAAGTGGATGATCCAGACGACGGACTACGTCGACGAGGGCGCGGAGGTCGGCCTGTATATCGAGCCGGACGCCATCCACATCATGAAAAAGTCCGAGTATTCGGGCATGTACGGCGACTACTCCTCGTTCAGCAACGAGCTGGACGAGCTCTCGGACGCGGAAAGCGAGCCGGACGAATGA
- a CDS encoding ABC transporter permease has product MNNRIHSENRRASLAHRLALAPYSVWAVIFVAVPLVFVAYYAFTDESFRFTTENLTKFFTAVSTITDDSGAAREVHTYLLIFWRSVKLAVISTAICLLMGYPIAYIIARAAPRTQKTIITLIMIPMWMNFLIRTYAWMTILQDSGLLNMLFSALHLGQAHIIGTEGAVVVGMVYDYFPYMILPIYSVMAKMDTRLIEAARDLGCNSLGVLRRVIFPLSLPGVMSGITMVLIPSISTFYISQKLGNGKFFLIGDAIEGQYVANNLHFAAAIAFILMLILLAAMALMKRGTNKRVYGGV; this is encoded by the coding sequence ATGAACAATCGCATCCATTCCGAAAACCGCCGCGCCTCGCTGGCGCATCGTCTGGCGCTCGCACCGTATTCCGTGTGGGCGGTCATCTTCGTGGCCGTGCCGCTCGTGTTCGTGGCCTACTATGCGTTCACGGACGAGAGCTTCCGGTTCACGACCGAAAACCTGACGAAGTTTTTCACCGCCGTGAGCACGATCACCGACGACAGCGGCGCTGCGCGCGAGGTGCATACGTACCTGCTCATCTTCTGGCGCTCGGTGAAGCTGGCCGTCATCTCCACGGCCATCTGCCTGCTCATGGGCTACCCCATCGCGTATATCATCGCCCGCGCCGCCCCGCGCACGCAGAAGACGATCATCACGCTCATCATGATCCCGATGTGGATGAACTTCCTCATCCGCACCTATGCGTGGATGACCATCCTGCAGGACTCTGGCCTGCTCAACATGCTCTTTTCCGCGCTGCACCTCGGCCAGGCGCACATCATCGGCACCGAGGGCGCCGTCGTCGTCGGCATGGTGTACGACTACTTCCCGTATATGATCCTGCCGATCTACTCGGTCATGGCCAAGATGGACACGCGCCTGATCGAGGCCGCGCGCGACCTCGGCTGCAACAGTCTCGGCGTGCTGCGGCGGGTCATCTTCCCGCTGAGCCTGCCGGGCGTCATGTCCGGCATCACGATGGTGCTCATCCCGTCGATCAGCACCTTTTATATCTCGCAGAAACTCGGCAACGGCAAGTTTTTCCTCATCGGAGACGCGATCGAGGGGCAGTACGTGGCCAATAACCTGCACTTTGCCGCCGCCATCGCCTTCATCCTCATGCTGATCCTGCTGGCCGCCATGGCCCTGATGAAACGCGGCACGAACAAGCGCGTCTACGGAGGTGTGTGA